A region from the Desulfovibrio legallii genome encodes:
- a CDS encoding Hsp20/alpha crystallin family protein, protein MMANTMHLPRRWFAPREPAAPAAPFRDDMDRIFQAMFNGMAAPWDAMNDMLPFWRHQKAETALLPDMDLTSDDKAYTLRMELPGVEPENVTVEVRDNALVVSGEKKRDSEEEKKNQHVMERVYGSFQRVLALPDDADVAGIAATHKNGVLSVSIPRKAPAAAERKTIEITRA, encoded by the coding sequence ATGATGGCTAACACAATGCATCTTCCCCGTCGTTGGTTCGCGCCGCGTGAGCCCGCAGCCCCGGCAGCGCCTTTCAGGGACGATATGGACAGAATTTTTCAGGCCATGTTCAACGGCATGGCGGCCCCGTGGGACGCCATGAACGACATGCTGCCCTTCTGGCGGCACCAGAAGGCGGAAACCGCCCTCTTGCCCGATATGGATCTGACCAGTGACGACAAGGCCTACACGCTGCGCATGGAACTGCCCGGCGTGGAGCCGGAAAACGTTACTGTGGAGGTGCGCGACAACGCGCTGGTCGTTTCCGGTGAAAAAAAGCGGGACAGCGAGGAAGAGAAAAAGAACCAGCATGTGATGGAACGGGTTTACGGTTCCTTCCAGCGGGTACTGGCCCTGCCCGACGATGCGGATGTGGCGGGCATTGCCGCCACGCACAAAAACGGCGTGCTGAGCGTGAGCATTCCGCGCAAAGCGCCGGCTGCGGCCGAACGCAAAACTATTGAAATTACCAGGGCCTGA
- a CDS encoding flagellin N-terminal helical domain-containing protein, translating into MYINNNQMATNVANTLTDHYSNLQTSTQRLSTGLRINSAADDAAGLAIRELMRTDISALQQGVRNANDAISLIQTADGALGVIDEKLTRMKELAEQAATGTYDSTQRLMIDSEYQAMASEITRIANATDFNGIHLLNGNLSGEDHDGSGLSSTGKMKIHFGTMNDSAEDYYYIQIGTSTASALGVGNSAGTDSLAYTVSTQQAAQSALVGINNAVVSKDNIRAHLGALQNRLENTISNLTTQAENLQAAESRISDVDVATEMTNFVRNQILTQSAVAMLSQANSMPQMAMQLISG; encoded by the coding sequence ATGTATATTAATAACAACCAGATGGCCACCAACGTGGCCAATACGCTGACGGACCACTACAGTAATCTGCAAACCTCAACCCAGCGTCTGTCCACAGGCCTGCGCATCAACTCTGCGGCGGACGACGCCGCGGGCCTTGCCATCCGCGAGCTCATGCGGACGGACATCTCCGCCTTGCAGCAGGGCGTGCGCAACGCCAACGACGCCATTTCCCTCATCCAGACCGCCGACGGTGCCTTGGGCGTCATCGACGAAAAGCTGACCCGGATGAAGGAGCTGGCGGAGCAGGCGGCCACCGGCACGTACGACTCCACCCAGCGGCTCATGATCGATTCGGAGTACCAGGCCATGGCTTCGGAAATCACCCGTATTGCCAACGCCACGGACTTCAATGGGATTCATCTGCTCAACGGCAACCTGTCCGGCGAGGACCACGACGGCTCAGGCCTCTCCTCTACAGGCAAGATGAAGATCCACTTCGGGACCATGAACGACTCGGCCGAGGACTACTACTACATCCAGATTGGCACGAGCACGGCCTCGGCCCTGGGTGTGGGCAACAGCGCGGGCACCGATTCCCTGGCGTACACGGTTTCCACCCAGCAGGCCGCGCAGAGCGCCCTGGTGGGCATTAACAACGCCGTGGTCTCCAAGGATAATATCCGCGCGCACCTGGGCGCTTTGCAGAACCGGCTGGAAAACACCATCAGCAACCTGACTACGCAGGCGGAAAACCTGCAGGCGGCGGAATCGCGCATTTCCGATGTGGACGTGGCTACGGAAATGACGAACTTCGTGCGTAATCAGATCCTCACCCAGTCCGCGGTGGCCATGCTTTCGCAGGCCAACAGCATGCCGCAGATGGCCATGCAGCTCATCAGCGGCTAA
- the rimO gene encoding 30S ribosomal protein S12 methylthiotransferase RimO — protein MTTHFRPSRPLQVWSLSLGCPKNRVDSERLLGSLGVPIAQAAHLGRARLVFINTCGFIAPAVRESVRAVLDAAQHLKRCKNKPLLAVGGCLVGRYGAAELARELPEVDLWLPTADLPRWPALLAQALRLPPPPANPPHAGRLLSTGPSYAWLKIGEGCRHRCAFCTIPSIRGGLKSLPAERIEAEARALLAQGVRELDLVAQDLTSWGLDLGLKEGLPRLLERLAGLEGLAWLRLLYLYPTGVTRDLLRLLREWGAPLLPYLDIPLQHAHPEVLARMGRPFAQDPQRVLDLVREELPQAALRTTFIVGYPGETPAQFAALCRFVEKNRLQHVGVFAYQAEEGTPAAALPDQVPTALREERRAALMEIQADISEELLAAQVGARLPVLVDAPHPEWPGLHQGRVWFQAPEVDGITYVSGPGVAPGAMPECDIVENTAYDLTALA, from the coding sequence ATGACCACACATTTTCGTCCTTCTCGTCCGTTGCAGGTCTGGTCCCTGAGCTTGGGATGCCCCAAAAACAGGGTGGACAGCGAACGCCTGCTGGGGTCGCTGGGCGTGCCCATCGCCCAGGCCGCGCACCTGGGCCGCGCGCGTCTTGTCTTCATCAACACCTGCGGCTTCATTGCCCCGGCCGTGCGCGAATCCGTACGCGCCGTGCTGGACGCCGCCCAGCACCTGAAACGCTGCAAAAACAAACCCTTGCTGGCAGTGGGCGGCTGTCTGGTGGGCCGCTACGGCGCGGCGGAGCTGGCCAGAGAGCTTCCGGAAGTGGACCTCTGGCTGCCCACGGCGGATCTGCCCCGCTGGCCCGCCCTGCTGGCCCAGGCCCTGCGCCTGCCGCCGCCTCCGGCGAATCCGCCCCACGCAGGGCGGCTGCTCTCCACCGGGCCCTCCTACGCCTGGCTCAAAATCGGGGAGGGCTGTCGCCACCGTTGCGCCTTCTGCACCATCCCGTCCATCCGCGGCGGGCTCAAATCGCTGCCGGCGGAGCGCATTGAAGCCGAGGCCCGCGCCCTGCTGGCCCAAGGCGTGCGGGAGCTCGACCTGGTGGCGCAGGATCTGACCTCCTGGGGGCTGGACCTGGGCCTCAAGGAGGGCCTGCCCCGGCTGCTGGAGCGCCTGGCCGGTCTGGAGGGCCTGGCCTGGCTGCGCCTGCTCTACCTTTACCCCACGGGGGTAACGCGCGACCTGCTGCGCCTGCTGCGGGAGTGGGGCGCGCCCCTGCTGCCCTATCTGGATATTCCCCTGCAGCACGCCCACCCTGAGGTGCTGGCGCGCATGGGCCGCCCCTTTGCCCAGGATCCGCAGCGCGTGCTGGACCTGGTGCGGGAAGAGCTGCCCCAGGCCGCGCTGCGCACGACCTTCATTGTGGGCTACCCCGGCGAGACCCCGGCGCAGTTTGCAGCCTTGTGCCGATTTGTGGAAAAAAACCGCCTGCAGCATGTGGGGGTCTTTGCCTATCAGGCGGAAGAAGGCACCCCGGCCGCGGCCCTGCCGGACCAGGTTCCCACGGCCCTGCGCGAGGAACGCCGCGCGGCGCTTATGGAAATTCAGGCCGACATCAGCGAGGAGCTGCTGGCCGCCCAGGTGGGCGCGCGCCTGCCCGTGCTGGTGGACGCCCCCCACCCGGAGTGGCCGGGCCTGCACCAGGGCCGGGTCTGGTTTCAGGCGCCGGAGGTGGACGGCATCACCTATGTGAGCGGCCCCGGCGTTGCGCCGGGCGCCATGCCGGAATGCGATATTGTGGAGAATACGGCCTACGACCTCACGGCCCTGGCCTGA
- a CDS encoding putative bifunctional diguanylate cyclase/phosphodiesterase translates to MKHTADEPIPCGSAGPNMPCLSVQNMTSHCYAGVLRSVYDEIFVLDFARDQCRELYRSSDVFVTPTIDRGLAALLKDVGANYVHPEDRAAFDALLNPAALADMDEKRGFVSADVRKKCAAGGYRWARVMVFRLQPPHEAQPLYLMGVEDVEERKRAVVLQRENEMLQRQKLDSLRYKAVVDHTRTLVFEWRGAELNYLSHRIPELLAGNYDGRIPFDVWQEDGVLFAGDSPALDACLSRLALGIKSGETTVRLRRRDGQFIWCKVTYTALADGEPGDRFIGTLNDVDAITRSEQALRQRAELDPLTGAYNTQTFFEKVETLLKKSPDQPYAVLRFDVAGFKALNEGFGLEEGNRLLRVIARLVRQRLDPGREVFARLTADVFAVCLAGDTERLLRFMQSLSRRLEHYSETFRVKLFFGVCQVENRRTPAHVLCDWAYLAQKTVKGSDLSNFAFYDDALRKRLHDESYITDQMYAALEKRQFKLYLQPKVEISSGRIVGAEALVRWEHPTDGLILPGRFVPLFERNGFIVRLDEYIWDQTCRTLRSWLDKGYQPMPVSVNVSRLHFNDVELPGKLINLVDAYRLPRHLLELELTESAFFANETALIRLMYELQAAGFVFSMDDFGTGYSSLSTMRDLPFNIVKLDRTFISDGTDNERGQIVARNTIALARDLQMKVVAEGVETMEHARFLLNCGCNCAQGYYYSRPVDTPEFEVLSFVQQKAFWVDPALEADARRLGLPLSEERPYHEY, encoded by the coding sequence ATGAAACACACGGCTGACGAACCCATCCCTTGCGGCAGCGCAGGGCCGAACATGCCCTGCCTTTCCGTCCAGAACATGACGTCGCACTGCTACGCCGGCGTGTTGCGCAGCGTGTACGATGAAATTTTTGTTCTGGACTTCGCCCGCGACCAGTGCCGGGAGCTCTACCGCAGCAGCGACGTCTTTGTTACGCCGACTATTGACCGGGGGCTTGCCGCCCTGCTGAAGGATGTGGGAGCCAACTACGTCCACCCCGAAGACCGCGCCGCCTTTGACGCCCTGCTCAATCCCGCAGCCCTGGCCGACATGGACGAAAAACGCGGCTTTGTCAGCGCCGACGTGCGCAAGAAGTGCGCTGCCGGCGGATACCGCTGGGCCAGGGTTATGGTTTTTCGCCTCCAGCCGCCCCACGAGGCGCAGCCTTTGTACCTGATGGGGGTGGAGGATGTGGAGGAGCGCAAGCGGGCCGTCGTGCTGCAGCGCGAGAACGAGATGCTGCAGCGGCAGAAGCTGGACAGCCTGCGCTACAAGGCTGTGGTGGACCACACCCGCACCCTGGTTTTTGAGTGGCGCGGCGCGGAGCTCAACTACCTGAGCCACCGCATCCCGGAGCTGCTGGCGGGCAACTACGACGGCCGCATCCCCTTTGACGTCTGGCAGGAGGACGGCGTGCTCTTTGCCGGCGACAGCCCAGCCCTGGACGCCTGCCTTTCGCGCCTGGCCCTGGGCATCAAATCCGGCGAGACCACCGTGCGCCTGCGGCGGCGCGACGGCCAGTTCATCTGGTGCAAGGTGACCTATACGGCCCTGGCCGACGGCGAACCCGGAGACCGCTTTATCGGCACGCTCAACGATGTGGACGCCATCACCCGCTCGGAGCAGGCCCTGCGCCAGCGCGCGGAGCTGGATCCCTTGACCGGAGCCTACAACACGCAGACGTTTTTTGAAAAGGTGGAAACCCTTCTCAAAAAAAGCCCTGACCAGCCCTATGCCGTGCTGCGGTTTGACGTGGCGGGTTTCAAGGCCCTGAACGAAGGTTTCGGGCTGGAGGAAGGCAACCGGCTGCTGCGGGTCATTGCCCGGCTGGTGCGCCAGCGCCTGGATCCGGGGCGGGAGGTCTTTGCCCGGCTTACGGCGGACGTGTTTGCCGTCTGCCTTGCGGGCGACACGGAGCGGCTGCTGCGCTTCATGCAGTCTTTGTCCCGTCGGCTGGAGCACTATTCGGAGACCTTCCGGGTCAAGCTCTTTTTTGGCGTCTGCCAGGTGGAAAACCGCCGCACCCCGGCCCATGTGCTCTGCGACTGGGCCTATCTGGCCCAGAAAACGGTCAAAGGCAGCGACCTCAGCAACTTCGCCTTCTATGACGACGCCCTGCGCAAGCGCCTGCACGACGAAAGCTACATTACCGATCAGATGTACGCCGCTCTGGAAAAACGGCAGTTCAAACTCTATCTGCAGCCCAAGGTGGAGATTTCCAGCGGCCGCATTGTGGGGGCCGAGGCCCTGGTGCGCTGGGAACACCCCACGGACGGGCTCATCCTGCCGGGGCGCTTTGTGCCCCTGTTTGAGCGCAACGGCTTTATCGTGCGGCTGGACGAATACATCTGGGATCAGACCTGCCGCACCCTGCGCAGCTGGCTGGACAAGGGCTACCAGCCCATGCCCGTTTCGGTCAACGTCTCGCGCCTGCATTTCAACGATGTGGAGCTGCCGGGCAAGCTCATCAACCTGGTGGACGCCTACCGCCTGCCCCGGCACCTGCTGGAGCTGGAGCTGACCGAAAGCGCCTTTTTTGCCAATGAAACTGCCCTGATCCGCCTTATGTACGAGCTGCAGGCGGCGGGTTTTGTTTTCTCCATGGACGATTTCGGCACGGGCTATTCCTCTTTGAGCACCATGCGCGACCTGCCTTTCAACATCGTCAAGCTGGACCGCACCTTCATCAGCGACGGCACGGACAACGAACGCGGGCAGATCGTGGCCCGCAACACCATTGCCCTGGCCCGCGACCTGCAGATGAAAGTAGTGGCCGAAGGCGTGGAAACCATGGAACATGCCCGCTTTCTGCTCAACTGCGGCTGCAACTGCGCCCAGGGCTACTACTACTCCCGCCCGGTGGACACGCCGGAGTTTGAGGTGCTGAGCTTTGTGCAGCAGAAGGCCTTCTGGGTGGATCCCGCTCTGGAGGCGGACGCCCGGCGGCTGGGCCTGCCCCTGAGCGAAGAACGTCCTTACCATGAATATTGA
- a CDS encoding amidohydrolase family protein, which produces MRQCDILLHAAVIVTQDAQRRVLEDASLAVERGLVAEVGPRADLTARWRPTRELDLGRALLLPGLVNAHTHAAMTLLRGLADDMPLMDWLNQRIFPVEQKLTPEMVRLGCLLGYAEMLRTGTTACMDMYLFEESVLQAAQEAGLRCTGGEAVFAFPSAACAGPEAALEATRALAAACEGQDRLRAAVNPHSVYTTTPEILAACRDLAAELHLPLHIHLAETPTETQLCVGAQGLRPVAYCERLGLLDLPCTLAHVVDVTPRELDLLARKGAAVAHNPSSNMKLASGAAPVAAMLERGMAVGLGTDGAASNNRLNMFTEMGRAALLHKLTGHDPTLLPAGQALDMATLGGAAALHDPRLGALAPGMAADCVALDLDAPNLLPLYNPVSQLVYAATGMETRLTMVGGEILYQDGRFTRFDYPALCAAVRDMRRHILRAAGI; this is translated from the coding sequence ATGCGCCAGTGCGACATTCTGCTCCATGCGGCCGTCATTGTCACCCAGGACGCCCAGCGCCGGGTTCTGGAGGATGCCTCCCTGGCCGTGGAGCGCGGCCTGGTGGCGGAGGTGGGCCCGCGCGCGGACCTGACCGCCCGCTGGCGGCCGACGCGGGAGCTGGACCTGGGTCGGGCTCTCCTCCTGCCCGGCCTTGTCAACGCCCACACCCATGCGGCCATGACCCTGCTGCGCGGCCTGGCGGACGACATGCCCCTTATGGACTGGCTTAACCAGCGCATCTTCCCCGTGGAGCAAAAGCTCACGCCTGAGATGGTTCGCCTGGGCTGCCTCCTGGGCTACGCGGAAATGCTGCGCACGGGCACTACGGCCTGCATGGATATGTACCTTTTTGAAGAAAGCGTGCTCCAGGCCGCCCAAGAGGCCGGGCTGCGCTGCACCGGCGGCGAAGCCGTGTTCGCCTTTCCCTCGGCGGCCTGCGCAGGCCCCGAAGCCGCCCTGGAGGCCACGCGCGCCCTGGCCGCAGCCTGCGAAGGCCAGGACCGCCTGCGCGCGGCCGTAAACCCGCACAGCGTCTACACCACCACGCCGGAAATCCTCGCGGCCTGCCGCGACCTGGCGGCGGAGCTGCACCTGCCCCTGCACATCCACCTGGCCGAAACCCCCACCGAAACCCAGCTCTGCGTGGGCGCGCAGGGCCTGCGCCCCGTGGCCTACTGCGAGCGCCTGGGCCTGCTGGACCTGCCCTGCACCCTGGCCCATGTGGTGGACGTCACCCCCCGCGAGCTGGACCTCCTGGCCCGCAAAGGGGCAGCCGTGGCCCACAACCCTTCCTCCAACATGAAGCTGGCCTCCGGCGCGGCCCCCGTGGCCGCCATGCTGGAGCGCGGCATGGCCGTGGGCCTGGGCACGGACGGCGCGGCCAGCAACAACCGACTGAATATGTTTACGGAAATGGGCCGGGCCGCCCTGCTGCACAAACTTACCGGGCACGACCCCACCCTGCTGCCCGCCGGGCAGGCCCTGGATATGGCCACCCTGGGCGGGGCCGCGGCCCTGCACGACCCGCGCCTGGGCGCACTGGCCCCCGGCATGGCCGCAGACTGCGTGGCCCTGGACCTGGACGCCCCCAACCTGCTGCCCCTCTACAACCCCGTCTCCCAGCTGGTCTACGCCGCCACGGGCATGGAAACCCGCCTGACCATGGTGGGCGGCGAAATCCTGTACCAGGACGGCCGCTTCACCCGCTTCGATTACCCCGCCCTCTGCGCCGCCGTGCGCGACATGCGCCGCCACATCCTCCGCGCCGCCGGAATATAG
- a CDS encoding alpha/beta hydrolase: MECLLLHGLGGTPDELTPLAQRLAAAGLRVSTPLLPGHGASEAAWLASAYGQWRAAARAAYAACAAQGPTLLGGYSLGGLLALDLAVEAAAQAPAHGEELPAPAGLLAVATPLFLHHWRPFFTVGWRCLALPLWSRLTPVLRLPPRSAASRAVAPWRGFETVCSLRHLRQMAQAQARVRRGLGLLRAPLCVIQLWSDASCHPYNAWYLARRAAAAPTRLHLLPVRSPHGGHLPISHRESRETVAALAVEFARSLSGGPGSAAPCA, from the coding sequence ATGGAATGCTTGTTGCTGCATGGGCTGGGGGGCACGCCCGATGAGCTGACGCCGCTGGCGCAGCGCCTTGCGGCGGCGGGCCTGCGCGTGAGCACGCCTCTGCTGCCGGGCCACGGCGCGAGCGAAGCGGCCTGGCTGGCCAGCGCGTATGGGCAGTGGCGGGCGGCGGCCCGCGCGGCCTATGCGGCCTGCGCGGCGCAGGGGCCCACGCTGCTGGGCGGGTATTCCCTGGGCGGGCTGCTGGCTCTGGACCTGGCCGTGGAGGCCGCGGCGCAAGCCCCGGCGCACGGGGAGGAGCTGCCTGCGCCTGCTGGGCTGCTGGCCGTGGCGACGCCCCTGTTTCTGCACCACTGGCGGCCTTTTTTTACCGTGGGCTGGCGCTGCCTGGCCCTGCCGCTCTGGAGTCGCCTGACCCCGGTGCTGCGCCTGCCGCCGCGTTCGGCGGCCTCCCGTGCCGTCGCGCCCTGGCGGGGCTTTGAGACGGTTTGCTCCTTGCGCCATCTGCGTCAGATGGCGCAGGCGCAGGCCAGGGTGCGCCGGGGCCTGGGGCTGCTCCGCGCGCCGCTCTGCGTTATCCAGTTGTGGAGCGACGCCAGCTGCCATCCTTACAACGCCTGGTATCTGGCGCGCCGCGCGGCCGCCGCGCCCACGCGCCTGCATCTTTTGCCGGTGCGCAGCCCCCACGGCGGGCACTTGCCCATAAGCCACAGGGAAAGCCGGGAAACCGTCGCGGCTCTGGCCGTGGAGTTTGCCCGTTCCCTGAGCGGCGGGCCCGGCAGCGCAGCCCCTTGCGCGTAA
- the yajC gene encoding preprotein translocase subunit YajC: MFESLAYAMGTPQAGGAPASGTDMLMQFLPLIIMFAIFWFLLIRPQQKRAKAHKQMLAELKRGDHVVTSSGLLGRILEIDDEQVLLECGEAKLRVSRGAVGGLLPGKGGNKDAVKEEKK; the protein is encoded by the coding sequence TTGTTTGAATCCCTAGCGTATGCCATGGGCACGCCCCAGGCCGGCGGCGCTCCCGCCAGCGGTACGGATATGCTGATGCAGTTTTTGCCGCTCATCATCATGTTCGCCATTTTCTGGTTCCTGCTCATCCGTCCGCAGCAGAAGCGGGCCAAGGCCCACAAGCAGATGCTCGCGGAGCTCAAGCGCGGCGACCATGTGGTGACCTCCAGCGGCCTGTTGGGGCGCATCCTTGAAATCGACGACGAGCAGGTGCTGCTGGAATGCGGCGAGGCCAAACTGCGCGTTTCGCGCGGGGCCGTCGGCGGTCTTCTGCCCGGCAAGGGCGGCAATAAAGACGCCGTAAAAGAAGAAAAGAAGTAA
- the secD gene encoding protein translocase subunit SecD produces the protein MGLRWRLSLSILVFVLALVYTLPSVPVVGPALQGVLPKSKINLGLDLKGGIHLTLGVDVAKAVSNSLALAGQDLRRVAQDEKIVVLRPRVVGGTSLEFLLPRAENEPALRELLAKQFPQLHVGEPQKGDAGQLRYVARFTDAEVKRLEGLALDQALRTIRNRIDQFGVAEPDIRKQEGNRIQVQLPGISDPRRAVQIIGQTAHLEFHLVRDDVDPGKAVLPPGVVALPLLEKNPGQGQQREARIAVEKDAMLTGEDVADARPAFDNMNQSYVTLTFNARGGRIFERVTGESVGRRMAIVLDGKVYSAPVIRERIGGGRASISGSFTTAEAQDLAIVLRAGSLPAPVSVLEERTVGPSLGQEAIDSGMRAAAVGAAAVVLFIAVYYGLSGLIADLMLCFTMLIVMAGMGAFGATLTLPGIAGIVLTIGMAVDANVLIYERIREELRLGLTPLAAVRAGFDRAAISITDSNLTSIIVTVILYQFGTGPIRGFAVTLGLGIMASMFTAIFVSRSIFEEWARHCGPKGISI, from the coding sequence ATGGGTCTGCGTTGGCGATTGTCCCTGTCCATCCTGGTATTTGTCCTCGCCCTGGTCTACACCCTGCCCAGCGTGCCCGTGGTGGGGCCTGCCCTGCAGGGTGTGCTGCCCAAGAGCAAAATCAATCTGGGTCTTGACCTCAAAGGCGGCATCCACCTGACCCTGGGCGTGGACGTGGCCAAGGCCGTGAGCAATTCCCTGGCCCTGGCCGGCCAGGATCTGCGCCGCGTGGCCCAGGACGAAAAAATCGTGGTGCTGCGGCCCCGGGTGGTGGGCGGCACCTCCCTGGAATTTCTGCTGCCCAGGGCGGAAAACGAGCCCGCCCTGCGCGAGCTTCTGGCCAAGCAGTTTCCGCAGCTGCATGTGGGCGAGCCCCAGAAGGGCGACGCCGGGCAGCTGCGTTATGTGGCCCGCTTTACGGATGCGGAAGTGAAGCGCCTGGAAGGCCTGGCCCTGGATCAGGCCCTGCGCACCATCCGCAACCGCATTGATCAGTTCGGCGTGGCCGAGCCGGATATCCGCAAGCAGGAGGGCAACCGCATTCAGGTGCAGCTGCCCGGCATTTCGGACCCGCGCCGCGCCGTGCAGATCATCGGCCAGACCGCGCACCTGGAATTCCACCTGGTGCGCGACGACGTGGACCCCGGCAAAGCCGTGCTGCCCCCCGGCGTGGTGGCGCTGCCCCTGCTGGAAAAGAACCCCGGTCAGGGCCAGCAGCGCGAGGCGCGCATCGCCGTGGAAAAGGACGCCATGCTCACGGGCGAGGATGTGGCCGACGCCCGCCCCGCCTTTGACAATATGAACCAATCCTATGTGACCCTGACCTTCAACGCCCGCGGCGGCCGCATTTTTGAGCGCGTCACGGGCGAGAGCGTGGGGCGGCGCATGGCCATTGTGCTGGACGGCAAGGTCTATTCCGCCCCGGTCATCCGGGAGCGCATCGGCGGCGGCCGGGCCAGCATTTCCGGCAGCTTCACCACAGCCGAGGCCCAGGATCTGGCCATTGTGCTGCGCGCGGGCTCCCTGCCCGCCCCGGTCTCCGTGCTGGAAGAGCGCACCGTGGGCCCCTCCCTGGGGCAGGAGGCCATTGACAGCGGCATGCGCGCGGCAGCGGTGGGCGCGGCGGCGGTGGTGCTGTTCATCGCCGTCTACTACGGCCTGAGCGGCCTCATCGCGGATCTCATGCTCTGCTTCACCATGCTCATCGTCATGGCGGGCATGGGGGCCTTCGGGGCCACCCTCACCCTGCCCGGCATTGCGGGCATCGTGCTGACCATCGGCATGGCCGTGGACGCCAACGTGCTCATTTACGAGCGCATCCGCGAGGAGCTGCGCCTGGGGCTCACGCCGCTGGCGGCGGTGCGCGCCGGTTTTGACCGCGCGGCCATCTCCATCACGGACTCCAACCTTACGTCCATCATCGTGACCGTCATCCTGTACCAGTTCGGCACCGGTCCCATCCGGGGCTTTGCCGTCACCCTGGGCCTGGGCATCATGGCCTCCATGTTCACGGCCATCTTTGTCTCACGGTCCATTTTTGAAGAATGGGCGCGCCACTGCGGCCCCAAAGGCATCAGCATCTAG
- the secF gene encoding protein translocase subunit SecF, whose protein sequence is MGLSFIKHDTKIDFIGFRHWAYGISALLILVGLIAAVWGNGLRMGIDFAGGVIVQLQFEKPVSDEDLKASLDVPALPGITTQRYGESGRDYLLRFSKAENADATQLRSTVNETLAAAFPDNPAEIVRLEIVGPKVGADLTNKALSALYYSILLIAVYISGRFEQRWMAGAAMAAALWGGMYLVGLTGLGMGWLVLLSLGITLAVCLVLRLNFALGAVVGLLHDVLITVGLLALMGVEVDLNVMAALLTLVGYSLNDTIIVYDRLRENLRADPHMDMAALINRSVNQTLSRTILTSGTTFLATLSLFLLGGGVIHDFALTMLIGVVVGTASSVYISSAVLLALGDTAFYVGLVQKKGQYVRPGEHGVV, encoded by the coding sequence ATGGGCCTGAGTTTTATCAAGCACGACACCAAGATTGATTTTATCGGCTTTCGCCACTGGGCCTACGGCATTTCCGCCCTGCTCATCCTGGTGGGGCTTATTGCCGCCGTGTGGGGCAACGGCCTCAGGATGGGCATCGACTTCGCGGGCGGCGTTATTGTGCAGCTGCAGTTTGAAAAGCCGGTGAGCGACGAAGACCTCAAGGCCAGCCTGGACGTGCCGGCCTTGCCCGGCATCACCACCCAGCGCTACGGTGAAAGCGGCCGCGATTACCTGCTGCGGTTCTCCAAGGCGGAAAACGCCGACGCCACCCAGCTGCGCAGCACGGTGAACGAAACCCTGGCCGCGGCTTTCCCCGACAACCCGGCGGAAATCGTCCGCCTGGAGATCGTGGGCCCCAAGGTGGGCGCGGATCTGACCAACAAGGCCCTGAGCGCCCTTTACTATTCTATCCTGCTCATTGCCGTGTACATTTCCGGCCGGTTTGAGCAGCGCTGGATGGCGGGCGCGGCCATGGCCGCCGCCCTCTGGGGCGGCATGTACCTGGTGGGCCTTACGGGGCTGGGCATGGGCTGGCTGGTGCTGCTCTCTCTGGGCATCACCCTGGCGGTCTGCCTGGTGCTGCGCCTCAACTTCGCCCTGGGCGCCGTGGTGGGCCTGCTGCACGACGTGCTGATCACCGTGGGCCTGCTGGCCCTCATGGGGGTGGAAGTTGACCTCAACGTCATGGCCGCCCTGCTGACCCTGGTGGGCTATTCCCTCAACGATACCATTATCGTCTACGACCGCCTGCGCGAAAATCTGCGCGCCGACCCGCACATGGACATGGCGGCGCTCATCAACCGCAGCGTCAACCAGACGCTTTCGCGCACCATCCTCACCAGCGGCACCACCTTTCTGGCCACGCTTTCCCTCTTCCTGCTGGGCGGCGGCGTTATCCACGACTTTGCCCTGACCATGCTCATCGGCGTGGTGGTGGGCACGGCCTCCTCCGTCTACATTTCGTCGGCTGTGCTGCTGGCCCTGGGCGATACGGCGTTTTACGTCGGCCTGGTGCAGAAGAAGGGGCAGTATGTGCGCCCCGGCGAGCACGGCGTCGTGTAA